From the genome of Paraburkholderia aromaticivorans, one region includes:
- a CDS encoding GNAT family N-acetyltransferase yields the protein MPATIRAATPDDTGAIFALTYELAEFESLTHVFVATEGGLRDALFGARPSIEALVAENEGRIVAYALFFHNYSSFVGKRGLYLEDVYVQPSQRGSGLGTALIERLAALAVERQCGRFEWTVLDWNQQAISFYEKMGATVMPDWRVVRLAGDALERVAARANAGQLCAPVPSPHR from the coding sequence ATGCCCGCGACGATCCGCGCCGCCACGCCCGACGACACGGGCGCGATCTTCGCGCTGACGTACGAACTCGCGGAGTTCGAAAGCCTCACGCATGTCTTCGTCGCAACCGAAGGCGGCTTGCGCGACGCGCTGTTCGGCGCGCGGCCCTCCATCGAGGCACTGGTTGCGGAGAACGAAGGGCGCATCGTCGCTTATGCGCTGTTCTTCCACAATTACTCGAGTTTCGTCGGCAAGCGCGGGCTATATCTCGAAGACGTCTACGTGCAACCGTCGCAACGCGGCAGCGGCCTCGGCACCGCATTGATCGAACGCCTCGCCGCGCTTGCCGTGGAACGGCAATGCGGGCGATTCGAATGGACCGTGCTGGACTGGAACCAGCAGGCCATCAGCTTCTATGAAAAGATGGGCGCGACCGTCATGCCGGACTGGCGCGTGGTGCGCCTCGCGGGTGACGCGCTTGAACGGGTGGCGGCGCGGGCAAACGCAGGGCAACTTTGCGCGCCGGTTCCATCACCGCACCGTTAG